Proteins from one Elgaria multicarinata webbii isolate HBS135686 ecotype San Diego chromosome 3, rElgMul1.1.pri, whole genome shotgun sequence genomic window:
- the LOC134395657 gene encoding zinc finger protein 420-like, producing MSYLVQQPMTSKPDLVSQQEREEEPQLPSLQASDGMETAETDGSSGENSGPVSHQGTHTRRRPRKRLECGKSFVHLHVHQRVHAGEKPYKCRDCGKCFSQSQQLLRHQRTHTGERPHQCLECGKSFAIKSSLVIHQRLHTGEKPYKCWECGKCFAQNAQLWIHRQVHMGVKAYKCLECGKSFRQRSGLVSHQKTHRGEKPHKCLECGKCFSKKSHLLRHRRIHMVEKPYECRECGKCFGGRSDLKAHERVHNGDRPYTCMECGKGFGVPSHLQIHQRIHTGERPYECVECGKCFHQKQHLQSHQRVHTGEKPYKCLECGKCLASKSYLTQHQRIHTGVKLYECEECGKSFLAMRQLTSHKRVHRGEKPYKCLDCGISFRHQSSLKGHQRIHTGEKPHECLDCGKCFSRKDSLMTHQRVHTGEKPHKCLECGKCYSQKSQLVKHQRVHTHEESYECTECEKCFAKESQLLTHQRMHLGDHPFKCFECGKCFSRKGGLTVHQRVHTGEKSHKCLECGKCFSRKDSLTVHQRVHTGEKRKKTYKCMECGKCFVEKSNLAKHRKVHTGEKQYKCLECGKLFAHQSDLMSHRRIHKKVRPHKCLECGRRFSRKDTLTVHERVHTGEKPYKCLEEA from the exons GTGAAAATTCAGGACCTGTGAGCCATCAAGGAACCCATACTAGAAGAAGACCACGTAAACGCTTAGAGTGTGGCAAATCATTTGTCCATCTTCATGTACACCAGAGAGTCCACGCGGGAGAGAAACCCTACAAATGCAGAGACTGCGGGAAATGCTTTTCCCAGAGTCAACAACTATTGAGACATCAGCGAACCCATACTGGAGAAAGGCCTCATCAGTGTTTGGAATGTGGCAAATCATTTGCTATAAAGTCAAGCCTTGTGATTCACCAGAgacttcacacaggagagaaaccttataaatgctgggagtgtgggaaatgttttgctcaaaatgcacaGCTTTGGATCCACAGGCAAGTTCACATGGGAGTGAAAGCCtacaaatgcttagagtgtgggaaaagTTTTCGGCAGCGTTCAGGACTTGTGAGCCATCAGAAAACTCATAGAGGAGAAAAGCCCCACAAGTGtttagagtgtgggaaatgtttctcCAAGAAATCACACCTTTTGCGACATCGGAGAATCCACATGGTAGAGAAACCCTATGAATGCAGGgaatgtgggaaatgttttggaGGCCGTTCAGACCTTAAGGCACATGAGAGGGTGCACAATGGAGATCGGCCCTATAcatgcatggagtgtgggaaaGGTTTTGGTGTACCATCACATCTTCAAATTCATCAAAGAATCCATACTGGAGAGAGGCCCTACGAATGTGTTGAGTGCGGGAAGTGCTTTCACCAGAAGCAACACCTTCAGAGtcaccagagagtccacacaggagaaaagccatacaagtgtttggagtgtgggaaatgtttggCCAGCAAATCATACCTTACTCAACACCAGAGAATACATACAGGAGTGAAGCTGTATGAATGTGAGGAGTGCGGAAAATCTTTTCTTGCCATGCGACAGCTTACTAGCCATAAGAGAGTGCAcagaggagagaaaccatataaatgtttggattGTGGAATATCGTTTCGTCATCAATCAAGTCTTAAGGGACACCAAAGaatccatacaggggagaaaccccatGAATGTTTGGACTGTGGGAAATGCTTTTCTCGTAAAGATAGCCTTATGACacaccagagagtccacacaggagagaagccccataaatgtttggagtgtgggaaatgctaTTCTCAAAAATCACAGCTTGTTAAgcaccagagagtccacacacATGAGGAATCTTACGAATGCACAGAGTGTGAGAAGTGTTTTGCAAAAGAATCACAACTTCTAACCCATCAGAGAATGCATTTAGGAGACCACCCCTTCAAATGCTTTGAATGTGGGAAATGCTTTTCCAGGAAAGGTGGCCTTACAGTgcaccagagagtccacacaggagagaagtcccataaatgtttggagtgtgggaaatgcttttcCAGGAAAGATAGCCTTACAGTGCAtcagagagtccacacaggagagaagc GAAAGAAGACatacaaatgcatggagtgtgggaaatgttttgtaGAGAAATCGAACCTTGCTAAACATCGCaaagtccacacaggagagaaacaatataaatgcttggagtgtgggaaactGTTTGCTCATCAATCAGATCTTATGAGTCACAGAAGAATCCACAAAAAAGTGAGACctcataaatgcttggagtgtgggagaCGTTTTTCCCGGAAAGATACCCTTACAGTGCACgagagagtccacacaggagagaagccttataaatgtttgga GGAGGCATGA